One stretch of Priestia megaterium DNA includes these proteins:
- the spoVID gene encoding stage VI sporulation protein D, with amino-acid sequence MSQDNLSCLRFSVEESVWFQKGQEVSQLLSISLEPQVSIQEYDQYVSIRGALQLTGEYETYEGEHSLREYTNENQVQSISVREDGTAELSHQFPVDITIPKNRIQSIEDVYVSIDLFDYELPGTNQLQLMADLSITGLYGEQHEEREEEEEFSEEQHIVSYEEVDDAEEAYTENFAQEEEEQEEQEEQEEQEFDVSYREAPALLEAEAIEEDHSEEPPSYFSSVFKKESRAEPVVEYEEEAYEPFEVEVKKEAQIEEEREDNVIELFQLRQEQESLEESQASELNTYADVQQEAEQEEAEQEEEKIIVEFRKEENESGRNENALYLTKLFSREEEAFSTWKLCIVQDGDSLDTIADRYKTNVQNILRVNNLEDEYELEEGSILNIPVR; translated from the coding sequence TTGTCGCAGGATAATTTATCATGTCTGCGTTTTTCCGTAGAAGAATCAGTATGGTTTCAAAAAGGACAGGAAGTCTCACAACTTTTGTCTATCTCCTTAGAGCCTCAAGTATCTATTCAAGAATATGACCAATACGTGTCTATTCGAGGAGCATTACAATTAACAGGTGAATACGAAACGTACGAGGGAGAGCACTCGTTACGCGAATATACAAATGAGAATCAAGTGCAATCTATCTCTGTCCGTGAAGACGGAACGGCTGAATTATCACATCAATTTCCTGTTGATATTACCATTCCTAAAAATCGTATTCAAAGTATTGAAGACGTATATGTATCTATTGATTTATTTGATTATGAATTGCCAGGTACAAATCAGCTGCAGCTAATGGCTGACTTGTCCATCACAGGATTGTACGGAGAACAGCATGAAGAACGAGAAGAAGAGGAAGAGTTTTCGGAGGAACAGCACATCGTCTCCTATGAAGAAGTGGACGACGCTGAAGAGGCATATACTGAAAACTTTGCTCAAGAAGAAGAGGAACAAGAGGAACAAGAGGAACAAGAGGAACAAGAGTTTGACGTAAGCTATCGTGAAGCTCCCGCACTTTTAGAGGCAGAGGCTATTGAAGAAGATCATTCAGAAGAGCCCCCTAGTTATTTTTCATCTGTATTTAAAAAAGAATCTCGTGCTGAGCCGGTCGTGGAATATGAAGAGGAAGCATATGAACCATTTGAAGTCGAAGTGAAAAAAGAGGCACAAATCGAGGAAGAAAGAGAAGACAACGTGATTGAGTTGTTTCAGCTTCGTCAAGAGCAAGAAAGTTTAGAAGAATCGCAAGCTAGTGAATTGAATACGTATGCTGACGTTCAACAAGAGGCTGAGCAAGAAGAAGCTGAGCAAGAAGAGGAAAAAATTATTGTTGAATTTCGTAAAGAAGAAAATGAAAGCGGACGAAATGAAAACGCCCTTTATTTAACAAAGCTCTTTTCGCGGGAAGAAGAAGCTTTTTCAACGTGGAAGCTTTGTATTGTTCAAGACGGAGATTCGCTTGATACGATAGCAGACCGCTATAAGACGAATGTGCAAAATATTTTACGGGTGAATAATTTAGAAGATGAATATGAACTGGAAGAAGGAAGCATCTTAAATATTCCCGTTCGTTAA
- the ysxE gene encoding spore coat protein YsxE, with product MQRTVADYKVLLKEYDLDVDFIEDYGKVKKVYTKTGVFALKEMTNHQERNQNFIQKLQNMYQKGWMGFVPIYQTKRSQPIVSDESGSYYLMPWLPNNPTEERDIRYHKLFQELAKLHGASAQEVEVKKEDIENHYTSMKETWEKRQEELKQYVVECEKKVYMSPFELHYCTFYYEMTRALEFGFGKLDQWNDEMEEKEKIRLVTSHGKLSAKHFIYDERGNGFFINFEHAKDASPIYDLVSFYFRTLRTYPVTTYDSYEWFSTYEKHFALREEERLLLHSYLAFPEPLYQCIVQYRHHKESKTELEHMQSFIRAYWLTKNIEQLNIKIFEVDQQKKMAAEAAAQAQANE from the coding sequence ATGCAGCGGACAGTAGCAGACTACAAAGTATTGTTAAAAGAATATGACTTAGATGTTGACTTTATCGAAGACTACGGAAAAGTAAAAAAAGTCTATACGAAAACCGGCGTGTTTGCGCTTAAAGAAATGACGAATCATCAAGAACGAAATCAGAACTTCATTCAAAAGCTGCAGAACATGTATCAAAAAGGATGGATGGGCTTTGTCCCTATTTATCAAACGAAACGTTCTCAGCCCATTGTTTCAGATGAAAGCGGCTCGTATTACTTAATGCCGTGGCTCCCAAATAATCCAACCGAAGAGCGTGACATTCGATATCATAAATTGTTTCAAGAGCTTGCTAAGCTTCACGGTGCTTCGGCGCAGGAAGTAGAAGTAAAAAAAGAAGATATAGAAAATCATTATACATCGATGAAAGAAACGTGGGAAAAACGTCAGGAAGAGCTGAAGCAATACGTAGTAGAATGCGAGAAGAAAGTTTATATGTCCCCTTTTGAATTGCATTACTGTACATTTTATTACGAAATGACGAGAGCGCTTGAATTTGGTTTTGGAAAGCTCGATCAGTGGAACGATGAAATGGAAGAAAAGGAAAAGATCCGGCTGGTTACTTCTCACGGAAAGCTATCGGCTAAACATTTTATCTATGACGAACGGGGAAATGGTTTTTTTATTAATTTTGAACATGCAAAAGATGCTTCGCCAATTTATGATTTGGTCTCATTTTATTTCCGTACTCTTCGCACATACCCAGTAACTACCTATGATAGCTATGAGTGGTTTAGTACGTATGAAAAACATTTTGCTCTCAGAGAAGAGGAACGGCTGCTTTTGCACAGTTATTTGGCGTTTCCAGAACCCCTGTATCAGTGTATCGTTCAATATAGGCATCATAAAGAAAGTAAAACGGAGCTTGAACATATGCAATCATTTATTCGAGCATACTGGCTGACGAAAAATATTGAACAGCTGAATATTAAAATATTTGAAGTAGATCAGCAAAAAAAAATGGCAGCGGAAGCAGCTGCACAAGCCCAAGCGAACGAATAG
- the hemL gene encoding glutamate-1-semialdehyde 2,1-aminomutase, whose translation MRSYEKSKAAFLEAQQLMPGGVNSPVRAFKSVDMDPIFMERGKGATIYDIDGNKYIDYVLSWGPLIHGHSNDQVVEAVKKVTESGTSFGAPTLIENELAKVVIERVPSIEIVRMVSSGTEATMSALRLARGYTGRNKILKFEGCYHGHGDSLLIKAGSGVATLGLPDSPGVPEGIAKNTITVPYNDLESVQYAFKEFGDDIAGVIVEPVAGNMGVVPPQPGFLQGLRDITSEYGSLLIFDEVMTGFRVAYNCAQGYYNITPDLTCLGKVIGGGLPVGAYGGKAEIMERVAPSGPIYQAGTLSGNPLAMTAGYETLTQLTPQSYDEFIRKADRLEEGLMAAAEKYDVPFTVNRAGSMIGFFFTNEQVINYETAKTSNLDYFAAYYREMANEGVFLPPSQFEGMFLSTSHTDADIEHTIAAAEKAFSKLRG comes from the coding sequence ATGAGAAGTTATGAAAAGTCAAAAGCAGCTTTTTTAGAAGCGCAGCAATTAATGCCGGGTGGAGTAAACAGTCCTGTTCGTGCATTTAAATCAGTAGATATGGATCCTATTTTTATGGAACGAGGAAAAGGCGCTACGATTTACGATATTGACGGCAACAAATATATTGACTACGTCTTATCATGGGGACCTTTAATTCACGGACATTCCAACGATCAAGTAGTTGAAGCAGTAAAAAAAGTAACGGAATCTGGTACAAGCTTTGGTGCACCAACATTAATTGAAAATGAGCTTGCTAAGGTTGTTATTGAGCGCGTTCCTTCAATCGAAATCGTCCGTATGGTGAGTTCAGGTACGGAAGCAACGATGAGCGCACTGCGTTTAGCACGTGGCTATACGGGCCGCAACAAAATTTTAAAATTTGAAGGCTGTTACCATGGGCACGGTGACTCTCTTCTAATTAAAGCTGGCTCAGGCGTTGCAACATTAGGCCTACCAGATAGCCCGGGAGTGCCTGAAGGAATCGCTAAAAACACGATTACAGTGCCGTACAACGATTTAGAAAGCGTACAATATGCTTTTAAAGAATTCGGAGATGACATTGCCGGAGTAATCGTTGAACCGGTAGCAGGAAATATGGGTGTGGTACCGCCTCAGCCAGGTTTCTTACAAGGGCTTCGTGATATCACATCAGAATATGGCTCACTGCTCATTTTTGATGAAGTAATGACAGGGTTCCGCGTAGCGTACAACTGTGCACAGGGCTACTATAACATTACGCCTGACTTAACTTGCTTAGGAAAAGTAATCGGTGGTGGTTTACCAGTAGGTGCTTACGGTGGTAAAGCTGAAATTATGGAGCGAGTTGCACCAAGCGGCCCGATTTATCAAGCAGGTACATTATCAGGTAATCCGCTTGCGATGACAGCTGGATACGAGACATTAACGCAGCTGACACCTCAATCCTACGATGAGTTCATTCGTAAAGCAGATCGATTAGAAGAAGGATTGATGGCAGCAGCTGAAAAATATGATGTGCCGTTTACCGTAAACCGAGCTGGTTCAATGATCGGTTTCTTCTTTACAAACGAACAAGTAATAAATTACGAAACAGCGAAAACATCGAATTTAGATTATTTTGCAGCTTACTATCGTGAAATGGCTAATGAAGGCGTGTTTTTACCTCCTTCTCAATTCGAAGGAATGTTTTTATCAACTTCTCATACAGATGCAGACATTGAACATACAATTGCAGCAGCTGAAAAAGCTTTTTCGAAGTTACGTGGATAA